From a single Nothobranchius furzeri strain GRZ-AD chromosome 7, NfurGRZ-RIMD1, whole genome shotgun sequence genomic region:
- the atad5b gene encoding ATPase family AAA domain-containing protein 5b isoform X1: MRNKPRRNKNLQNAASNAEEGRERPTGPIVLSSSSEDDSAADRKESRSSRRKGANIATVFLRNQRGTSKRSSDGEPGRPEVRLLQKTEPLPQRDDVRSSQLTANHGLAESSRREQMTPADLQSCLEKIKALNPAFPVQSVFCSLQRKSRQKLQEASGDCRGGPKEFLSAGDSSHPDTSCERLPKHPRSSPPPEAAAGSCFVPGQEVHGGCIPKQQRSDRKLSRSHRLKQRERLHPTTSDNLRGSCLEDRLWTDKYCPQHSNQLIGNSASVSKLHSWLKSWKRGSDAEEGRLTGDGKHKGSWDCGDFQGEAVVRNGREEPLSNGVLLTGPSGVGKTASVYACAQELGFKVFEVNSSSQRCGRQVLSQLREATRSHLVEPSGEDPLKPVYFNNYNQSSFSPKPGREQLPRSITSSSKTKTVPNSCSAGGKVKTRAAALARYFETKEKADLLHFSGILPSGTSDTEERDNASLICDQSGKQNNETAMSLILFEEVDVIFEDDVGFVAAIRSFLTTTKRPVVLTSNDPFLRERFSCSLEEIVFKTPPAASVCSYLQLTCLAEDAWVDSADVSRLLRLTGGDVRRCLLQLQLWVCSSSRGRTCQPGRLTPARSLHCKASVGGSQRPPYQPGCSDYMLGLLPVTPDYLQNTLKSPSWSESDLTKLLNHLAESWSQVSLTADPESAGWCSAVRPSACWGTDGPCVWTTCPSSAPSVISSASTSEGKRGRGGGATRVSQSQRYDSWLRTLL, translated from the exons aTGCGAAATAAACCCAGACGAAATAAAAATCTGCAGAATGCAGCGAGCAACGCCGAAGAAGGCCGAGAGCGACCGACAGGACCGATCGTGTTGTCGAGCAGCTCAGAAGACGATTCAGCTGCTGACAGAAAAGAGAGCAGAAGCTCCCGCAGAAAAGGAGCCAATATCGCCACGGTCTTTCTCCGTAATCAGCGCGGGACGAGTAAGCGGAGCTCTGACGGGGAGCCTGGTCGACCGGAAGTACGGCTTTTACAGAAAACAGAGCCGCTCCCGCAGAGGGATGACGTCAGAAGTTCACAGCTGACAGCAAACCACGGCCTTGCCGAGTCCTCCCGGAGGGAACAGATGACTCCTGCAGATTTACAAAGCTGTCTGGAAAAAATCAAAGCTTTAAATCCAGCATTTCCTGTTCAAAGTGTCTTCTGCTCTCTGCAGAGGAAGTCAAGGCAGAAGCTGCAGGAGGCTTCAGGTGACTGCAGAGGCGGACCTAAAGAGTTCCTCTCAG CAGGAGACTCCTCTCATCCAGACACGTCCTGTGAGAGGTTACCGAAGCATCCGAGGTCTAGTCCCCCcccagaagctgctgcaggatcCTGTTTTGTGCCTGGACAGGAAGTCCATGGAGGTTGTATCCCTAAGCAGCAGCGTAGCGACAGAAAGCTGAGTCGCTCTCACAGACTAAAGCAGAGGGAGCGTCTCCATCCCACCACGTCTGACAACCTGAGAG GTTCCTGCTTGGAGGATCGACTCTGGACGGATAAATACTGTCCTCAACATTCAAACCAACTTATTGGGAATTCTGCCTCAGTCAGCAAATTACACAG TTGGTTGAAGTCATGGAAGCGTGGGTCTGATGCTGAAGAGGGGAGACTGACGGGTGACGGTAAACATAAAG GGTCCTGGGACTGTGGAGACTTTCAGGGTGAAGCTGTGGTCAGAAACGGAAGGGAGGAGCCTCTGAGTAACGGTGTGCTGCTAACAGGACCCTCAGGCGTGGGCAAGACCGCCTCGGTGTACGCCTGTGCTCAGGAGCTCGGCTTCAAG GTGTTTGAGGTGAACAGCTCCTCGCAGCGCTGCGGTCGCCAGGTCTTGTCTCAGCTGAGGGAGGCCACCCGGTCTCACCTGGTGGAGCCTTCAGGAGAAGATCCTCTAAAACCAGTTTACTTCAACAACTACAACCAGTCCAGCTTCTCCCCTAAGCCCG GAAGAGAACAGCTTCCAAGAAGCATCACGTCCAGCTCAAAGACCAAGACCGTCCCAAACTCCTGCTCTGCTGGTGGCAAGGTAAAAACGAGAGCCGCCGCTTTGGCTCGCTACTTTGAGACCAAGGAGAAAGCAGATCTCCTTCACTTTTCTGGAATTTTACCCTCTGGGACGTCGGACACAGAGGAGCGAGACAACGCCTCGCTGATCTGTGATCAGTCCGGGAAACAGAACAACGAGACGGCCATGTCGCTCATTCTGTTTGAAGAG GTTGACGTCATATTTGAGGACGATGTTGGATTTGTCGCAGCCATCAGATCTTTCCTGACGACCACTAAAAGACCCGTAGTTCTGACCAGCAACG ATCCATTCCTCAGAGAGCGATTTTCCTGCAGCCTGGAGGAAATCGTTTTTAAAACTCCACCGGCT GCGAGCGTCTGTAGTTACCTGCAGCTGACGTGTCTGGCTGAAGACGCCTGGGTGGATTCGGCGGATGTCAGCAGGTTGCTGCGACTCACCGGTGGAGACGTGAGGCGCTgcctgctgcagctgcagctctgggtctgcagcagcagcagaggtcGGACGTGTCAGCCCGGACGACTCACTCCAGCCCGTTCTCTGC ACTGTAAAGCTTCTGTAGGAGGAAGCCAGCGTCCTCCGTACCAACCAGGATGTTCTGACTACATGTTGGGTCTGCTCCCTGTCACCCCAGATTATCTTCAAAACACCCTAAAG TCTCCATCCTGGTCCGAGTCGGACCTGACGAAGCTCCTGAATCATCTGGCTGAGAGCTGGAGTCAAG TGAGTCTGACAGCAGATCCAGAGTCAGCCGGCTGGTGCTCAGCAGTGCGCCCTTCAGCCTGCTGGGGAACAGACGGGCCGTGTGTGTGGACTACATGCCCGTCCTCCGCTCCTTCTGTCATAAGCTCCGCGTCAACCAGCGAGGGGAAACGGGGGAGGG GAGGCGGAGCCACCCGAGTCTCCCAAAGTCAACGCTACGACTCCTGGCTCAGGACGTTACTCTGA
- the serhl gene encoding serine hydrolase-like protein has translation MIQALKGVRHVTSGTMKQAVSELLVPVPWGQIRGKVWGPDHGRPVLCLHGWSDNCGSFNTLLPLLPTDFRYVAVDLPGHGFSSHRPPGIMYNFPSYVMDVRRVVEALKWSKFSIIGHSMGGNIAGVFSAVFPEMVDAVVLLDSFGFLPTDLKKIPVIIRQGFDEMIEFEKQPKEKTTRVYTYEKAVERLLAGNDSLTEQSAKVLLERGLVQVEGGFVFSRDFRLNLKNVVRNTVEQCLDMQSKIQAPVLVLLAEGGFEQKFLEPEQKKCFTVILQAYRNRNHTVVSVPGDHHVHLNNPEVVAPLVSDFLQNKASSHSSRLKDAHTPKL, from the exons ATGATTCAAGCTCTGAAAGGCGTCAGACACGTGACTTCCGGTACAATGAAACAAGCAG TTTCAGAGCTCCTTGTACCGGTTCCATGGGGGCAGATCAGAGGAAAAGTCTGGGGTCCTGATCACGGTCGGCCCGTTCTGTGCCTTCATGGCTGGTCAGATAACTGTGGCTCATTCAACACCCTCCTTCCCCTTCTACCTACAG ACTTCAGATATGTGGCCGTGGACCTGCCAGGTCATGGCTTCTCATCACATCGTCCTCCTGGAATTATGTACAATTTCCCCTCCTACGTGATGGATGTTCGCAGAGTGGTTGAAG CTCTTAAGTGGAGCAAATTCTCCATCATTGGCCACAGCATGG GCGGTAACATAGCTGGGGTG TTCAGCGCCGTGTTTCCTGAGATGGTGGATGCTGTTGTGCTGTTGGACTCCTTTGGATTTTTACCCACAGATTTG AAAAAGATTCCTGTAATAATTAGGCAGGGGTTTGATGAGATGATAGAGTTTGAAAAGCAGCCAAAAGAAAAGACAACAAGAGTTTATACTTACGAAAAGGCTGTTGAGAG GTTGTTGGCTGGGAACGATAGTCTGACTGAACAATCTGCAAAAGTCCTTTTGGAGCGAGGTCTAGTTCAAGTTGAAGGAG ggTTTGTGTTTTCCAGGGACTTTCGTCTTAACCTG AAAAATGTGGTACGCAACACCGTGGAGCAGTGTCTGGATATGCAGTCAAAAATTCAAGCTCCTGTTTTAGTTCTTCT GGCAGAAGGAGGCTTTGAACAAAAGTTTCTGGAACCAGAGCAGAAGAAATGTTTTACAGTAATTCTTCAGGCCTACAGGAACAGAAAT CACACCGTGGTGAGTGTTCCGGGTGATCACCACGTCCATCTGAACAATCCTGAAGTTGTGGCTCCACTTGTGTCCgacttcctgcagaacaaagctagcTCCCACTCGTCAAGACTAAAAGACGCTCATACTCCTAAGTTATAG
- the atad5b gene encoding ATPase family AAA domain-containing protein 5b isoform X3, whose translation MRNKPRRNKNLQNAASNAEEGRERPTGPIVLSSSSEDDSAADRKESRSSRRKGANIATVFLRNQRGTSKRSSDGEPGRPEVRLLQKTEPLPQRDDVRSSQLTANHGLAESSRREQMTPADLQSCLEKIKALNPAFPVQSVFCSLQRKSRQKLQEASAGDSSHPDTSCERLPKHPRSSPPPEAAAGSCFVPGQEVHGGCIPKQQRSDRKLSRSHRLKQRERLHPTTSDNLRGSCLEDRLWTDKYCPQHSNQLIGNSASVSKLHSWLKSWKRGSDAEEGRLTGDGKHKGSWDCGDFQGEAVVRNGREEPLSNGVLLTGPSGVGKTASVYACAQELGFKVFEVNSSSQRCGRQVLSQLREATRSHLVEPSGEDPLKPVYFNNYNQSSFSPKPGREQLPRSITSSSKTKTVPNSCSAGGKVKTRAAALARYFETKEKADLLHFSGILPSGTSDTEERDNASLICDQSGKQNNETAMSLILFEEVDVIFEDDVGFVAAIRSFLTTTKRPVVLTSNDPFLRERFSCSLEEIVFKTPPAASVCSYLQLTCLAEDAWVDSADVSRLLRLTGGDVRRCLLQLQLWVCSSSRGRTCQPGRLTPARSLHCKASVGGSQRPPYQPGCSDYMLGLLPVTPDYLQNTLKSPSWSESDLTKLLNHLAESWSQVSLTADPESAGWCSAVRPSACWGTDGPCVWTTCPSSAPSVISSASTSEGKRGRGGGATRVSQSQRYDSWLRTLL comes from the exons aTGCGAAATAAACCCAGACGAAATAAAAATCTGCAGAATGCAGCGAGCAACGCCGAAGAAGGCCGAGAGCGACCGACAGGACCGATCGTGTTGTCGAGCAGCTCAGAAGACGATTCAGCTGCTGACAGAAAAGAGAGCAGAAGCTCCCGCAGAAAAGGAGCCAATATCGCCACGGTCTTTCTCCGTAATCAGCGCGGGACGAGTAAGCGGAGCTCTGACGGGGAGCCTGGTCGACCGGAAGTACGGCTTTTACAGAAAACAGAGCCGCTCCCGCAGAGGGATGACGTCAGAAGTTCACAGCTGACAGCAAACCACGGCCTTGCCGAGTCCTCCCGGAGGGAACAGATGACTCCTGCAGATTTACAAAGCTGTCTGGAAAAAATCAAAGCTTTAAATCCAGCATTTCCTGTTCAAAGTGTCTTCTGCTCTCTGCAGAGGAAGTCAAGGCAGAAGCTGCAGGAGGCTTCAG CAGGAGACTCCTCTCATCCAGACACGTCCTGTGAGAGGTTACCGAAGCATCCGAGGTCTAGTCCCCCcccagaagctgctgcaggatcCTGTTTTGTGCCTGGACAGGAAGTCCATGGAGGTTGTATCCCTAAGCAGCAGCGTAGCGACAGAAAGCTGAGTCGCTCTCACAGACTAAAGCAGAGGGAGCGTCTCCATCCCACCACGTCTGACAACCTGAGAG GTTCCTGCTTGGAGGATCGACTCTGGACGGATAAATACTGTCCTCAACATTCAAACCAACTTATTGGGAATTCTGCCTCAGTCAGCAAATTACACAG TTGGTTGAAGTCATGGAAGCGTGGGTCTGATGCTGAAGAGGGGAGACTGACGGGTGACGGTAAACATAAAG GGTCCTGGGACTGTGGAGACTTTCAGGGTGAAGCTGTGGTCAGAAACGGAAGGGAGGAGCCTCTGAGTAACGGTGTGCTGCTAACAGGACCCTCAGGCGTGGGCAAGACCGCCTCGGTGTACGCCTGTGCTCAGGAGCTCGGCTTCAAG GTGTTTGAGGTGAACAGCTCCTCGCAGCGCTGCGGTCGCCAGGTCTTGTCTCAGCTGAGGGAGGCCACCCGGTCTCACCTGGTGGAGCCTTCAGGAGAAGATCCTCTAAAACCAGTTTACTTCAACAACTACAACCAGTCCAGCTTCTCCCCTAAGCCCG GAAGAGAACAGCTTCCAAGAAGCATCACGTCCAGCTCAAAGACCAAGACCGTCCCAAACTCCTGCTCTGCTGGTGGCAAGGTAAAAACGAGAGCCGCCGCTTTGGCTCGCTACTTTGAGACCAAGGAGAAAGCAGATCTCCTTCACTTTTCTGGAATTTTACCCTCTGGGACGTCGGACACAGAGGAGCGAGACAACGCCTCGCTGATCTGTGATCAGTCCGGGAAACAGAACAACGAGACGGCCATGTCGCTCATTCTGTTTGAAGAG GTTGACGTCATATTTGAGGACGATGTTGGATTTGTCGCAGCCATCAGATCTTTCCTGACGACCACTAAAAGACCCGTAGTTCTGACCAGCAACG ATCCATTCCTCAGAGAGCGATTTTCCTGCAGCCTGGAGGAAATCGTTTTTAAAACTCCACCGGCT GCGAGCGTCTGTAGTTACCTGCAGCTGACGTGTCTGGCTGAAGACGCCTGGGTGGATTCGGCGGATGTCAGCAGGTTGCTGCGACTCACCGGTGGAGACGTGAGGCGCTgcctgctgcagctgcagctctgggtctgcagcagcagcagaggtcGGACGTGTCAGCCCGGACGACTCACTCCAGCCCGTTCTCTGC ACTGTAAAGCTTCTGTAGGAGGAAGCCAGCGTCCTCCGTACCAACCAGGATGTTCTGACTACATGTTGGGTCTGCTCCCTGTCACCCCAGATTATCTTCAAAACACCCTAAAG TCTCCATCCTGGTCCGAGTCGGACCTGACGAAGCTCCTGAATCATCTGGCTGAGAGCTGGAGTCAAG TGAGTCTGACAGCAGATCCAGAGTCAGCCGGCTGGTGCTCAGCAGTGCGCCCTTCAGCCTGCTGGGGAACAGACGGGCCGTGTGTGTGGACTACATGCCCGTCCTCCGCTCCTTCTGTCATAAGCTCCGCGTCAACCAGCGAGGGGAAACGGGGGAGGG GAGGCGGAGCCACCCGAGTCTCCCAAAGTCAACGCTACGACTCCTGGCTCAGGACGTTACTCTGA
- the tefm gene encoding transcription elongation factor, mitochondrial, with amino-acid sequence MMMWGSRWFLSSVAQKARCAGQLGLLRRQRIGSIPELEPGYLQCTSCWWGRVPVAGFETLNAALTSSTSKPRKEDGSMTLDVCYTPEQRVTILQLLNTASPAELAAVKLLRGRKALNIVEYRSKNGPFNTLESVVNVPRLKHKSAVIVFNSIINLVKKERKVRVQLAKFTRPEVDRSWLEDAASIVSIICGTNKVAWAHMDRGMTVLDWQEQNCPNFLNGTYLASAYLNDVSSAVSFLPSADFYVIEKPSISVQNTALFPIMAHMRVVEAMLFALLEPRVSPPDMNAPPRVLNMMRFSVGRHFGLMVGESRTSGAQTVRQMMTESATQKFSRVCFPLELLVRYRNHFQMGSRREGEELCDALLQAVAFYELLGESSS; translated from the exons ATGATGATGTGGGGCTCCAGGTGGTTTCTCTCGTCGGTCGCACAGAAAG CTCGGTGTGCGGGACAGCTGGGGCTCCTCCGCCGCCAACGGATCGGCTCCATCCCTGAGCTGGAGCCGGGGTACCTCCAGTGCACCTCCTGCTGGTGGGGTCGCGTTCCCGTGGCGGGCTTTGAGACTTTAAACGCCGCTCTCACCTCTTCCACCTCGAAGCCCCGTAAAGAGGACGGCAGCATGACGCTGGACGTCTGCTACACCCCCGAACAGAGAGTCACCATCCTCCAGCTCCTGAACACCGCCTCCCCGGCGGAGCTGGCCGCCGTCAAGCTGCTCAGAGGCCGCAAGGCGCTCAACATCGTGGAGTATAGAAGCAAGAACGGCCCGTTTAATACTCTGGAGAGTGTGGTGAACGTGCCGCGGCTGAAACACAAGAGCGCCGTCATAGTTTTCAACTCCATCATAAACCTGGTGAAGAAGGAGAGGAAGGTCAGGGTGCAGCTGGCAAAGTTCACCAGGCCGGAAGTGGACAGGTCCTGGTTAGAG GATGCCGCCTCCATCGTGTCAATAATATGTGGTACTAATAAAGTCGCCTGGGCGCACATGGACCGTGGGATGACCGTATTAGACTGGCAAGAGCAGAACTGTCCTAATTTCCTGAATGGAACATATCTGGCATCTGCTTATTTAAATGAC GTTTCCTCAGCGGTGTCCTTCCTCCCATCAGCAGACTTCTACGTGATAGAGAAACCCTCTATCTCAGTGCAGAACACGGCTCTGTTCCCCATCATGGCTCATATGAGGGTGGTGGAGGCCATGTTGTTTGCCCTGCTGGAGCCTAGAGTCTCCCCTCCAGACATGAATGCTCCTCCCAG GGTGCTGAACATGATGAGGTTCTCCGTTGGACGCCACTTTGGGCTGATGGTGGGCGAGTCTCGGACCAGCGGGGCTCAGACCGTCAGACAGATGATGACTGAATCTGCGACGCAAAAGTTTTCCAGGGTCTGTTTTCCCCTGGAGCTGCTGGTCCGGTACAGGAACCACTTCCAGATGGGCAGCAGGAGAGAAGGGGAGGAGTTGTGTGACGCGCTGCTGCAGGCCGTGGCTTTCTATGAGCTCCTCGGCGAATCGTCCTCTTAG
- the atad5b gene encoding ATPase family AAA domain-containing protein 5b isoform X2: MRNKPRRNKNLQNAASNAEEGRERPTGPIVLSSSSEDDSAADRKESRSSRRKGANIATVFLRNQRGTSKRSSDGEPGRPEVRLLQKTEPLPQRDDVRSSQLTANHGLAESSRREQMTPADLQSCLEKIKALNPAFPVQSVFCSLQRKSRQKLQEASGDCRGGPKEFLSGDSSHPDTSCERLPKHPRSSPPPEAAAGSCFVPGQEVHGGCIPKQQRSDRKLSRSHRLKQRERLHPTTSDNLRGSCLEDRLWTDKYCPQHSNQLIGNSASVSKLHSWLKSWKRGSDAEEGRLTGDGKHKGSWDCGDFQGEAVVRNGREEPLSNGVLLTGPSGVGKTASVYACAQELGFKVFEVNSSSQRCGRQVLSQLREATRSHLVEPSGEDPLKPVYFNNYNQSSFSPKPGREQLPRSITSSSKTKTVPNSCSAGGKVKTRAAALARYFETKEKADLLHFSGILPSGTSDTEERDNASLICDQSGKQNNETAMSLILFEEVDVIFEDDVGFVAAIRSFLTTTKRPVVLTSNDPFLRERFSCSLEEIVFKTPPAASVCSYLQLTCLAEDAWVDSADVSRLLRLTGGDVRRCLLQLQLWVCSSSRGRTCQPGRLTPARSLHCKASVGGSQRPPYQPGCSDYMLGLLPVTPDYLQNTLKSPSWSESDLTKLLNHLAESWSQVSLTADPESAGWCSAVRPSACWGTDGPCVWTTCPSSAPSVISSASTSEGKRGRGGGATRVSQSQRYDSWLRTLL; this comes from the exons aTGCGAAATAAACCCAGACGAAATAAAAATCTGCAGAATGCAGCGAGCAACGCCGAAGAAGGCCGAGAGCGACCGACAGGACCGATCGTGTTGTCGAGCAGCTCAGAAGACGATTCAGCTGCTGACAGAAAAGAGAGCAGAAGCTCCCGCAGAAAAGGAGCCAATATCGCCACGGTCTTTCTCCGTAATCAGCGCGGGACGAGTAAGCGGAGCTCTGACGGGGAGCCTGGTCGACCGGAAGTACGGCTTTTACAGAAAACAGAGCCGCTCCCGCAGAGGGATGACGTCAGAAGTTCACAGCTGACAGCAAACCACGGCCTTGCCGAGTCCTCCCGGAGGGAACAGATGACTCCTGCAGATTTACAAAGCTGTCTGGAAAAAATCAAAGCTTTAAATCCAGCATTTCCTGTTCAAAGTGTCTTCTGCTCTCTGCAGAGGAAGTCAAGGCAGAAGCTGCAGGAGGCTTCAGGTGACTGCAGAGGCGGACCTAAAGAGTTCCTCTCAG GAGACTCCTCTCATCCAGACACGTCCTGTGAGAGGTTACCGAAGCATCCGAGGTCTAGTCCCCCcccagaagctgctgcaggatcCTGTTTTGTGCCTGGACAGGAAGTCCATGGAGGTTGTATCCCTAAGCAGCAGCGTAGCGACAGAAAGCTGAGTCGCTCTCACAGACTAAAGCAGAGGGAGCGTCTCCATCCCACCACGTCTGACAACCTGAGAG GTTCCTGCTTGGAGGATCGACTCTGGACGGATAAATACTGTCCTCAACATTCAAACCAACTTATTGGGAATTCTGCCTCAGTCAGCAAATTACACAG TTGGTTGAAGTCATGGAAGCGTGGGTCTGATGCTGAAGAGGGGAGACTGACGGGTGACGGTAAACATAAAG GGTCCTGGGACTGTGGAGACTTTCAGGGTGAAGCTGTGGTCAGAAACGGAAGGGAGGAGCCTCTGAGTAACGGTGTGCTGCTAACAGGACCCTCAGGCGTGGGCAAGACCGCCTCGGTGTACGCCTGTGCTCAGGAGCTCGGCTTCAAG GTGTTTGAGGTGAACAGCTCCTCGCAGCGCTGCGGTCGCCAGGTCTTGTCTCAGCTGAGGGAGGCCACCCGGTCTCACCTGGTGGAGCCTTCAGGAGAAGATCCTCTAAAACCAGTTTACTTCAACAACTACAACCAGTCCAGCTTCTCCCCTAAGCCCG GAAGAGAACAGCTTCCAAGAAGCATCACGTCCAGCTCAAAGACCAAGACCGTCCCAAACTCCTGCTCTGCTGGTGGCAAGGTAAAAACGAGAGCCGCCGCTTTGGCTCGCTACTTTGAGACCAAGGAGAAAGCAGATCTCCTTCACTTTTCTGGAATTTTACCCTCTGGGACGTCGGACACAGAGGAGCGAGACAACGCCTCGCTGATCTGTGATCAGTCCGGGAAACAGAACAACGAGACGGCCATGTCGCTCATTCTGTTTGAAGAG GTTGACGTCATATTTGAGGACGATGTTGGATTTGTCGCAGCCATCAGATCTTTCCTGACGACCACTAAAAGACCCGTAGTTCTGACCAGCAACG ATCCATTCCTCAGAGAGCGATTTTCCTGCAGCCTGGAGGAAATCGTTTTTAAAACTCCACCGGCT GCGAGCGTCTGTAGTTACCTGCAGCTGACGTGTCTGGCTGAAGACGCCTGGGTGGATTCGGCGGATGTCAGCAGGTTGCTGCGACTCACCGGTGGAGACGTGAGGCGCTgcctgctgcagctgcagctctgggtctgcagcagcagcagaggtcGGACGTGTCAGCCCGGACGACTCACTCCAGCCCGTTCTCTGC ACTGTAAAGCTTCTGTAGGAGGAAGCCAGCGTCCTCCGTACCAACCAGGATGTTCTGACTACATGTTGGGTCTGCTCCCTGTCACCCCAGATTATCTTCAAAACACCCTAAAG TCTCCATCCTGGTCCGAGTCGGACCTGACGAAGCTCCTGAATCATCTGGCTGAGAGCTGGAGTCAAG TGAGTCTGACAGCAGATCCAGAGTCAGCCGGCTGGTGCTCAGCAGTGCGCCCTTCAGCCTGCTGGGGAACAGACGGGCCGTGTGTGTGGACTACATGCCCGTCCTCCGCTCCTTCTGTCATAAGCTCCGCGTCAACCAGCGAGGGGAAACGGGGGAGGG GAGGCGGAGCCACCCGAGTCTCCCAAAGTCAACGCTACGACTCCTGGCTCAGGACGTTACTCTGA